In a single window of the Acidobacteriota bacterium genome:
- a CDS encoding ATP-binding cassette domain-containing protein: MEGNGVSLEVSGVTKRFDEFTAVEDLSFEVRAGRVFGFLGPNGAGKTTTIRMIVGITAPDEGSIELFGEPISPAVQDKIGYLPEERGLYKKMKVVDQLRYFAALKGVSRAEADRRIDRWLDRMRLSEWKDKKTSDLSKGMQQKIQFISTVLHDPDLLILDEPFSGLDPVNVEFMIEVLDEFKQANKTVIFSTHLMETAERLCHDIILINKSRKVLGGSLREVKESYGHDRVALRIVGGREVLNDTSLVAHMTEHADQIDVELAEGADAQQLLTKLVSAGAAVSKFEKVEPSLNDIFIEQVGGGVANA, from the coding sequence ATGGAAGGAAACGGCGTTTCGTTAGAGGTATCGGGCGTTACAAAAAGGTTTGACGAGTTTACGGCGGTCGAAGATCTGAGCTTCGAGGTGCGCGCCGGACGCGTGTTCGGTTTTCTCGGGCCGAACGGTGCGGGCAAAACGACGACCATTCGTATGATCGTCGGCATTACCGCACCGGACGAAGGTTCGATCGAGCTTTTCGGTGAGCCGATATCGCCCGCGGTACAGGACAAGATCGGATATCTGCCCGAAGAACGCGGCCTTTACAAGAAAATGAAGGTTGTCGATCAGCTCCGCTATTTCGCGGCACTGAAAGGCGTGTCTCGAGCTGAGGCCGACCGGCGGATCGACCGCTGGCTCGACCGAATGAGGTTGTCGGAATGGAAGGACAAAAAGACGTCCGACCTTTCGAAAGGCATGCAGCAAAAGATCCAGTTCATCTCCACCGTGCTGCACGATCCCGATCTTCTTATTCTTGACGAGCCTTTTTCGGGACTTGATCCCGTAAATGTCGAATTCATGATAGAAGTGCTTGATGAATTCAAACAGGCAAACAAGACGGTCATTTTTTCGACCCATCTGATGGAAACGGCAGAAAGGCTGTGCCACGACATAATCCTGATCAATAAGTCGCGAAAAGTGCTCGGCGGCAGCCTGCGTGAAGTAAAAGAAAGCTACGGCCACGACCGTGTCGCACTTCGCATCGTGGGCGGCAGGGAAGTTTTGAACGACACTTCGCTTGTTGCACACATGACTGAACACGCAGACCAGATCGACGTTGAACTAGCCGAAGGCGCCGACGCGCAGCAACTTCTGACAAAACTCGTCTCGGCCGGTGCAGCTGTCTCGAAATTTGAAAAGGTCGAACCAAGTCTGAACGATATATTTATCGAACAAGTAGGCGGAGGTGTCGCAAATGCGTAA
- a CDS encoding GlsB/YeaQ/YmgE family stress response membrane protein has product MISQLIGGLIVGIIARFIMPGKEALPSGIVGILLTALLGVAGAFVGGFIASSLWRAGDDTYVAGWVMSILGAIILLGLLRLVMGSGDKKSG; this is encoded by the coding sequence ATGATCTCGCAATTGATCGGTGGATTGATAGTCGGAATAATCGCCCGCTTTATCATGCCCGGAAAAGAGGCTTTGCCAAGCGGCATTGTTGGGATACTGTTGACGGCTTTACTTGGCGTCGCGGGTGCATTCGTCGGCGGTTTTATCGCGTCGTCGCTTTGGCGTGCGGGCGATGATACCTATGTCGCGGGCTGGGTGATGTCCATTCTTGGGGCGATCATTTTGCTCGGCCTGCTTCGTCTGGTCATGGGCAGCGGCGACAAAAAGTCAGGCTGA
- a CDS encoding tetratricopeptide repeat protein translates to MRIAAKYLYTAAIFLALLLSADAFPSQKGTWLQVNSKNFMLIGNASEKDIRKVATKLEQFREGFRLAFPSATLTSPVPTNVIVFKSDSDFRPFKPVDGAGKPNDSIAGYFLATDEVNYITLSASGTEADMYGTIFHEYVHFIINAQYGSGNVPRWFNEGIAEYYQTFEIKDDQIIKLGLPQAIHLRLLQQARLIPLKDFFRLSYRNIGGGHSQSIFYAQSWATVHYMIQSGKLEGLSKFVGLTMDGKPQEEVFGQAFGMTYAEMEKELQKYIGKRSFNYHELKLREKHAVDTELRVSQITEADSNYFLGDLLYRNQRFDAAEPFLAKAVSLDNSHSNAFSSLGMVKMRQRKYEDAKRNLDRAVELNPTNHLALYRYAYLISREGRDEFGMVSSFPADKFDRMAGLLRKAISEKPDFTESHDLFGFISQVNKQNLDDALKFMQQASILQPGNDRYKMRIAELQMEMKKFDQAEATARKLADTAEDDEVRARAESLVGFLKRVKEAEAYNAEVRRQIETITKSGSGTGSAVDSGAPRLGRRTAAPDLEKKAEDAVMREMNRALRPPGEGEIRMIGSIQKVECKGMNVTYTIQTDEGNIQLTSKGFDELIMTAFTESSNGIQMGCGASIGSVKKVITYKPTLAAAGRPKGELIAIDFVPANFRFVDEQSAVVDDYEEEEEPTVIVTGPPPPPRVISSLGSAEPQDSEAVRRKMILDNIRESLTKPEAGEKRSFGTLEKSECTSKAFFIYVKNKDGIMKLSVKDNSPQLRAYTPEVENVQFGCGMKALDIPMVIVFKDAPNKKDKTQGELRVMEFVPRSFTLDI, encoded by the coding sequence ATGAGAATAGCAGCAAAATATCTCTACACAGCCGCCATTTTTTTGGCGTTGTTGCTCTCTGCAGATGCTTTTCCATCGCAAAAGGGCACATGGCTTCAGGTCAATTCCAAGAATTTCATGCTTATCGGCAACGCGAGCGAAAAGGATATTCGCAAGGTCGCCACAAAGCTGGAGCAGTTCCGCGAAGGGTTTCGCCTGGCATTCCCATCGGCCACACTGACGTCGCCCGTACCGACGAATGTGATCGTTTTCAAGAGCGATTCGGATTTTCGGCCGTTCAAACCGGTTGACGGTGCCGGCAAGCCTAACGACAGCATAGCCGGCTATTTTCTCGCAACGGACGAAGTGAATTACATCACGCTGTCGGCTTCCGGTACCGAGGCCGACATGTACGGCACCATCTTTCACGAATACGTGCACTTCATTATCAACGCCCAATACGGATCGGGGAATGTCCCTCGCTGGTTCAATGAAGGGATCGCGGAATATTACCAGACGTTCGAGATCAAGGACGATCAGATAATCAAGCTCGGCCTGCCGCAGGCGATACATCTGCGGCTGCTGCAGCAGGCACGGCTAATCCCTCTGAAGGACTTTTTCCGTCTTTCATACAGGAACATCGGCGGAGGCCATTCGCAGAGCATTTTTTATGCACAGTCTTGGGCGACCGTCCATTACATGATCCAGAGCGGAAAATTGGAAGGCCTCAGCAAATTCGTCGGGCTGACCATGGACGGTAAGCCGCAGGAAGAGGTATTCGGTCAAGCCTTTGGAATGACCTACGCGGAGATGGAGAAAGAGCTTCAAAAATATATCGGCAAACGAAGTTTTAACTACCACGAACTGAAACTCCGCGAAAAGCACGCCGTCGATACAGAACTGCGTGTCTCCCAGATCACCGAGGCCGACAGCAACTATTTCCTCGGCGATCTGCTTTACAGAAATCAGCGTTTTGACGCCGCCGAACCGTTTCTGGCAAAGGCGGTTTCGCTGGATAATTCGCACAGCAATGCGTTCTCGTCGCTCGGAATGGTCAAGATGCGGCAGCGAAAATACGAAGACGCCAAACGCAATCTGGACAGAGCCGTTGAACTGAATCCTACGAACCATTTGGCGTTATATCGTTATGCCTATCTGATCAGCCGCGAAGGCCGCGACGAATTCGGAATGGTGAGCTCTTTCCCGGCGGACAAATTTGACCGGATGGCGGGGCTATTGCGAAAAGCGATCTCAGAAAAGCCCGATTTTACCGAGAGCCACGACCTTTTCGGCTTTATCAGCCAGGTTAACAAGCAAAACCTGGACGACGCGCTAAAGTTCATGCAGCAGGCATCGATACTTCAGCCCGGTAACGACCGGTACAAGATGCGTATAGCCGAACTTCAGATGGAGATGAAGAAGTTTGACCAAGCCGAGGCAACGGCTCGAAAACTCGCGGACACGGCGGAAGATGACGAGGTGCGGGCAAGGGCGGAATCGCTTGTGGGCTTTCTGAAGCGCGTCAAAGAGGCCGAGGCCTACAACGCAGAAGTTCGCCGGCAGATCGAAACGATCACAAAAAGCGGTTCGGGCACCGGAAGTGCTGTCGACAGCGGCGCGCCGAGACTGGGAAGGCGCACCGCTGCTCCGGATCTGGAAAAGAAGGCGGAAGATGCCGTGATGCGTGAGATGAACCGCGCACTGCGTCCGCCAGGTGAAGGTGAGATACGCATGATCGGCAGTATCCAAAAGGTCGAGTGCAAAGGCATGAACGTGACCTACACAATTCAAACCGACGAGGGCAATATTCAGCTTACGAGCAAGGGTTTTGACGAACTTATAATGACCGCGTTCACGGAATCCTCGAACGGCATCCAAATGGGCTGCGGTGCTTCAATTGGCAGTGTGAAAAAGGTGATTACCTACAAACCGACGCTCGCCGCGGCCGGTCGTCCAAAAGGCGAGCTGATCGCGATCGATTTCGTCCCCGCGAATTTTAGGTTTGTCGATGAGCAGTCCGCTGTTGTTGATGACTACGAAGAGGAAGAAGAACCCACAGTGATAGTTACAGGCCCGCCTCCTCCGCCAAGGGTGATCTCGTCATTAGGCAGTGCTGAGCCGCAGGACAGCGAGGCAGTGCGGCGAAAAATGATCCTCGATAATATTCGCGAGAGCCTTACAAAACCCGAGGCAGGCGAAAAACGCAGTTTCGGCACGCTCGAAAAAAGCGAATGCACATCTAAAGCATTCTTTATCTATGTAAAAAATAAGGATGGGATAATGAAACTCTCCGTCAAGGACAACTCACCGCAACTCAGAGCGTACACGCCCGAGGTCGAAAACGTGCAGTTCGGATGCGGGATGAAGGCATTAGATATTCCGATGGTCATTGTTTTCAAAGATGCGCCGAACAAAAAGGACAAGACACAAGGAGAATTGCGTGTAATGGAATTCGTGCCTCGCAGTTTTACGCTCGACATCTGA
- a CDS encoding DUF1349 domain-containing protein encodes MIAKLVVWKILVALVLLSACSRPVPLKNSAASPTPEMSPTPAVSEPEKITQDTNVSFSTYSNDWPVGWRWVDPDEAHNPTPHDVKKGVLRVRIPSGKELRGKYSNAPRYIKAIAGDFEIETRVRFRPTENYQGAGLIIYVNDQNYIRLERGYGGVGGGVGAIRFDVRRNGEFSPIAQPGEIETDANIVDLKLVRSGNLMLAYWRLDEENPWREAGEYEAAFPETVLAGLIAANTARETTAEFLYIKLSPSISN; translated from the coding sequence ATGATAGCTAAGCTCGTTGTGTGGAAAATTCTGGTGGCATTGGTGCTCTTGTCGGCATGTTCGCGGCCGGTGCCTCTGAAGAATTCTGCTGCGTCGCCCACGCCCGAGATGTCGCCAACGCCGGCTGTCAGCGAGCCGGAAAAGATCACGCAGGACACTAACGTCAGCTTTTCAACATATTCCAACGATTGGCCCGTCGGCTGGCGTTGGGTCGACCCCGACGAGGCTCACAATCCAACGCCGCATGACGTGAAAAAAGGCGTTCTTCGCGTCCGCATTCCATCGGGCAAGGAACTCCGCGGGAAATATTCGAACGCACCTCGATACATAAAGGCGATCGCGGGCGATTTCGAGATCGAGACCCGTGTCCGCTTTCGCCCGACCGAGAATTATCAGGGTGCGGGCCTGATCATATATGTAAATGATCAGAATTATATACGTCTTGAGCGAGGCTATGGCGGTGTCGGCGGCGGCGTCGGTGCTATCAGATTCGACGTGCGACGCAACGGCGAATTCTCGCCCATCGCACAGCCCGGCGAAATAGAGACCGACGCCAACATCGTTGACCTTAAACTCGTGCGAAGCGGCAACCTGATGCTTGCGTATTGGCGTCTGGACGAAGAGAATCCGTGGCGAGAGGCAGGTGAGTACGAAGCCGCATTTCCGGAAACCGTCCTCGCCGGCCTCATCGCCGCGAACACCGCACGCGAAACGACGGCCGAATTCCTTTACATCAAACTATCGCCGTCGATATCGAACTGA
- a CDS encoding ABC transporter permease produces the protein MRKFTAVLCHEYKKIVLKWTFLLGTLLFPLMGLAFAIVPAFIFSIKGEATRLVVVDPTDKILPRLKGNMSAERMAERQKQALDETIRGVPSGQGEQMSRTARQMGSSFSFVDMEFGDKPLDDIRAELNAKAAAGDIDAYLIIPGDIGSRDVKYEFRTRKAGDFIGNEVLKDALNEAVRAQRMADANIDAAAVRDISRNVTIETKALSDKGEEKDSDMLFIASLVIGMMIYISLAIYGQVIMGTVVEEKETRIAEILFSSARPFELMLGKLVGVGLAGLTQLGIWVGSLLALSIFLSRQADLAPFLQSVPDITPMMVVYFLVYFLIGYFTFAAIFALIGSAVTTVQEGSQFAFPPMILMLTGLYFGFAVIRDPNSTMSFWVSTSPFFAPLTMPVRILAEMPPFWQIALSVGVNILAIAILVWIASRVYRVGMLMYGKRATVPEIWKWIRKV, from the coding sequence ATGCGTAAGTTTACCGCGGTTCTTTGTCACGAGTATAAAAAGATCGTTCTGAAATGGACGTTTCTGCTTGGAACGCTGCTGTTTCCGCTGATGGGGCTGGCGTTTGCGATCGTGCCGGCATTCATTTTTTCGATAAAAGGTGAGGCGACGCGGCTCGTCGTCGTTGATCCGACTGACAAGATATTGCCGCGTCTGAAAGGCAACATGTCAGCCGAACGCATGGCGGAAAGGCAGAAACAGGCCCTGGACGAGACGATACGCGGCGTTCCTTCGGGGCAGGGCGAACAGATGTCGCGAACAGCCCGTCAGATGGGCTCGTCGTTCTCGTTTGTGGATATGGAGTTTGGCGATAAGCCGTTGGATGACATCCGTGCCGAGTTGAATGCGAAAGCCGCCGCAGGCGACATCGACGCGTATCTGATCATACCCGGCGATATTGGCTCGCGTGATGTGAAATACGAATTTCGTACGCGAAAGGCCGGTGATTTCATAGGCAATGAGGTGTTGAAGGACGCTCTCAATGAAGCCGTACGAGCACAGCGGATGGCCGACGCGAATATTGACGCCGCGGCCGTTCGCGACATCAGCCGAAACGTCACCATTGAGACAAAAGCCCTCAGCGACAAGGGCGAGGAAAAGGACAGCGATATGCTTTTCATCGCGTCGCTGGTGATCGGCATGATGATCTACATCTCGCTGGCGATCTACGGCCAGGTCATCATGGGCACCGTCGTTGAGGAAAAGGAGACTCGCATCGCTGAGATATTGTTCTCATCTGCGAGGCCTTTCGAGCTGATGCTCGGAAAGCTGGTCGGCGTCGGGCTCGCCGGTCTGACGCAGTTAGGGATCTGGGTCGGGTCGCTGCTTGCTCTCTCGATATTCCTGTCGCGTCAGGCGGACCTTGCACCGTTCCTGCAGTCTGTCCCCGACATCACACCGATGATGGTGGTTTATTTCCTTGTATATTTTCTGATCGGCTATTTCACGTTCGCAGCGATCTTTGCACTGATCGGTTCGGCGGTGACGACGGTTCAAGAAGGCAGCCAGTTCGCGTTTCCGCCGATGATATTGATGCTGACCGGATTATATTTCGGCTTCGCGGTCATCCGCGATCCGAATTCGACGATGTCGTTCTGGGTCTCAACGTCGCCATTCTTCGCTCCGCTGACAATGCCCGTACGCATACTCGCCGAGATGCCGCCGTTCTGGCAGATAGCTCTATCGGTAGGCGTCAATATTCTCGCGATCGCAATTCTAGTCTGGATCGCGTCGCGTGTATATCGCGTGGGTATGTTGATGTACGGAAAACGCGCAACAGTGCCGGAGATATGGAAGTGGATCAGGAAAGTATGA